A region from the Azospirillaceae bacterium genome encodes:
- a CDS encoding beta-ketoacyl synthase N-terminal-like domain-containing protein, with translation MTTPPPDDAIAVVGMACRLPGADTPDAFWTLLRDGRDTLTRFSEAELLAAGVAPDLIRRPDHVPAKGVLAQADSFDAAFFGISPREAELMDPQQRVFVECAWAALEDAGYEPGALPGAVGVFAGSILSTYLLQNLWPDPGLIRRAGAFPMAIGNDPTFLATRVAYLLGLSGPAISVGTACSTSLVAVHLACQSLLCRESDAALAGGVSIHLPLIGGYRYEQGGILSPDGHCRPFDAAAQGTVSSDGAGVVMLKRLADARADGDTVHAVIRGSAVNNDGREKVGYTAPGVAPQARVIAEAMAVADVAPSTIALVEAHAAGTNLGDPVEVAALAEAFGDAPGPIALGSVKGNIGHVDAAAGIAGLIKTVLALRHRAIPPCPHFQAANPRLGLERTPFRVPTTCEPYVGDGPMRAGVSSFGIGGTNVHVVLEEAPADMSPPAATTAPAQLLVLSARTPAALNAASARLADHLESHPTLSLADVAHTLRLGRRPFAHRRAVVAATPGDAAQALRDKRRQADGVAPDAIPEIAFLFPGLGDHYPGMGWELYCAEPVYRAAVDRCAAALRAHLPGDIRASLYPGRDPARPVIDPPPAAAPAIGLDLRAMLGRGGRAETPAEGPETAQPAIFVAEYALAALLRHWGLEPAVLTGYSIGEFAAACVAGILSLEDALAVVATRATLIATRVAPGAMLAVPLGEDALRPLLPPGADLAAVNTARLSVVSGPEAAIAALEETLNGRDIAAQRLRSTHAYHSTMLEPIVPDLAAVLGRVRLSPPRIPVVSCVTGTRLTDAQARDPLYWARHLCRTVRLKDVLAELLRDPHRILLEVGPGQSLTAHALAERAAHPGSANRIAPTMRWSYDRQPEWDVLLRAIGQAWLGGAGQDAARLLAGEGRRRLSLPTYPFERQRYWIDPPVLQPAGATEGPAERRPDVAQWTSLPYWKPAVAQPDDTGALDGPWLVFRDRLGIGAALAERLRDRGCRVITVDAGAAFALDGDEAVIRAGTGDDYDQLVATLQQRGVQPRRVAHLWLLTGPATGVIDVARFDAQQTPGFHSVMHLLRALPAGAGLRIDVIADGLFDPNGSDPAGAPGLRPEKSTVLGPVLVAPQERPGLICRCIDVPAPEGAVEDTANAVMAELGAAALDVMVARRGGRRWIRDYEPVPLPAPAASPFRQRGVYLLTGGLGGVGMVLAEHLAAAVQARLVLVGRTALPARAAWDDWLAAHPPADATATRIRRIRAMEAKGAEVLALAADVTDTQAMAGVLQMSEYYFGTLDGVIHGAGTVGVEAFRDIGESTVLEAETQFDAKARGLLVLDRLLADRPLHCRLAMSSLAAVLGGLGFSAYAAANLFLDAHAAATGRWTSVDWDSWRLGDTEPAIAGLGATVNIFHMAAEEGVDAASRILAAGLTGPVVVSSGDIKARLRQWVARTKPAPAPQAAHARADLRNTYTAPRGELEATLAEIWSDLFNVTPIGVHDNFFELGGHSLLATQLNARITARLGVELSLATLLRAPTVEEQGLAVLEARARHLPSDVLARLLAEMETASASPPPAVSPAPAFAHD, from the coding sequence ATGACCACGCCCCCGCCCGATGACGCCATCGCCGTGGTGGGCATGGCCTGCCGCCTGCCCGGGGCCGACACGCCCGACGCCTTCTGGACGCTGCTGCGGGACGGGCGCGACACCCTGACCCGCTTCAGTGAAGCGGAGTTGCTGGCCGCCGGCGTGGCGCCCGACCTGATCCGCCGGCCCGACCATGTTCCGGCCAAGGGCGTCCTGGCCCAGGCCGACAGCTTCGACGCCGCCTTTTTCGGCATCAGCCCGCGCGAGGCGGAACTGATGGATCCGCAGCAACGCGTCTTCGTGGAGTGCGCCTGGGCGGCGCTGGAGGATGCGGGGTATGAGCCCGGGGCCTTGCCGGGGGCGGTCGGCGTCTTCGCCGGCAGCATCCTCAGCACCTATCTGCTGCAGAACCTGTGGCCGGATCCCGGCCTGATACGGCGCGCCGGCGCCTTCCCCATGGCCATCGGCAACGATCCCACCTTCCTCGCCACCCGTGTCGCCTATCTGCTGGGGCTGAGCGGGCCGGCGATCAGTGTGGGCACCGCGTGTTCCACCTCGCTGGTGGCGGTGCATCTGGCCTGCCAGAGCCTGTTGTGCCGGGAAAGCGACGCGGCCCTGGCCGGCGGCGTTTCCATCCATCTTCCGCTGATCGGCGGCTATCGCTACGAACAGGGCGGCATCCTGTCCCCCGACGGCCATTGCAGGCCGTTTGACGCGGCGGCGCAGGGCACGGTTTCCAGCGACGGCGCTGGCGTGGTGATGCTGAAGCGCCTAGCCGACGCCCGCGCCGACGGTGACACCGTCCATGCCGTCATCCGCGGGTCGGCGGTGAACAATGACGGCCGGGAGAAGGTGGGATACACGGCACCCGGCGTCGCCCCGCAAGCCCGGGTGATCGCGGAGGCCATGGCCGTGGCGGATGTGGCGCCGTCCACCATCGCGCTGGTGGAGGCGCACGCGGCCGGCACCAACCTGGGCGACCCGGTGGAGGTGGCGGCCCTGGCGGAGGCCTTCGGCGACGCCCCCGGCCCGATCGCCCTGGGCTCGGTCAAGGGCAACATCGGCCATGTGGACGCCGCCGCCGGCATCGCCGGACTGATCAAGACGGTGCTGGCCCTACGCCACCGCGCCATACCGCCCTGCCCCCATTTCCAGGCGGCCAATCCCCGCCTGGGGCTGGAACGCACGCCCTTCCGCGTCCCCACCACCTGTGAGCCTTATGTCGGTGACGGCCCCATGCGGGCCGGCGTCAGCTCCTTCGGTATCGGCGGCACCAACGTCCATGTGGTGCTGGAGGAAGCGCCGGCCGACATGTCACCCCCGGCCGCGACCACCGCGCCCGCCCAGTTGCTGGTCCTGTCCGCCCGCACCCCCGCGGCGCTGAATGCGGCGTCGGCACGCCTGGCCGACCACCTGGAAAGCCACCCGACCCTGTCCCTGGCCGATGTGGCGCACACCCTGCGCCTGGGCCGGCGGCCCTTCGCCCACCGGCGCGCGGTGGTGGCCGCCACCCCGGGGGACGCCGCCCAGGCCCTGCGCGACAAGCGGCGGCAGGCCGATGGTGTGGCGCCGGATGCCATACCGGAAATCGCCTTCCTCTTCCCGGGCCTGGGGGATCATTACCCCGGCATGGGCTGGGAGCTTTATTGCGCCGAGCCGGTCTATCGCGCGGCGGTGGACCGATGCGCGGCGGCGCTGCGGGCCCACCTGCCCGGCGACATCCGCGCCAGCCTGTATCCCGGCCGCGATCCCGCCCGGCCGGTGATCGACCCACCCCCCGCGGCGGCACCGGCGATTGGGTTGGATCTGCGCGCCATGCTGGGCCGGGGCGGTCGGGCGGAAACGCCGGCGGAAGGGCCGGAAACGGCGCAACCCGCCATATTCGTGGCCGAATACGCCCTGGCGGCACTGCTGCGCCATTGGGGCCTGGAGCCGGCGGTATTGACCGGCTACAGCATCGGAGAATTCGCCGCCGCCTGCGTCGCCGGCATCCTGAGCCTTGAGGACGCGCTGGCCGTGGTGGCGACGCGCGCGACGCTGATCGCCACCCGCGTGGCGCCCGGCGCCATGCTGGCCGTCCCCTTGGGCGAAGACGCGCTGCGGCCGCTGCTGCCACCGGGTGCCGACCTGGCCGCCGTCAACACCGCGCGCCTCAGCGTCGTCTCGGGCCCGGAAGCCGCCATCGCAGCGTTGGAGGAGACGCTCAACGGCCGCGACATCGCCGCCCAGCGGCTGCGCAGCACCCATGCCTATCATTCCACCATGCTGGAACCCATCGTCCCCGACCTGGCCGCCGTGCTGGGACGGGTACGCCTGAGCCCGCCGCGCATCCCCGTCGTCTCCTGCGTCACCGGCACCCGGCTGACGGACGCCCAGGCGAGAGACCCCCTGTATTGGGCCCGCCACCTGTGCCGCACCGTGCGCCTGAAGGACGTGCTGGCCGAGTTGTTGCGGGATCCCCACCGCATCCTGCTGGAGGTGGGGCCGGGACAGTCGCTGACCGCGCACGCCCTGGCCGAACGGGCCGCTCATCCGGGAAGCGCCAACCGCATCGCCCCCACCATGCGCTGGTCCTATGACCGCCAGCCGGAATGGGACGTCCTGCTGCGCGCAATCGGCCAGGCCTGGCTGGGCGGCGCCGGCCAGGACGCGGCCCGGCTGCTGGCCGGCGAGGGGCGCCGGCGCCTTTCGCTGCCGACATATCCCTTTGAGCGGCAGCGTTATTGGATAGATCCCCCCGTCCTCCAGCCGGCCGGCGCGACCGAGGGGCCGGCGGAACGGCGCCCCGATGTCGCCCAGTGGACGTCCCTGCCCTACTGGAAGCCGGCGGTGGCCCAACCCGACGACACCGGCGCCCTGGACGGGCCCTGGCTGGTCTTCCGCGACCGCCTGGGCATCGGCGCCGCCTTGGCGGAACGTCTGCGCGACAGGGGCTGCCGGGTGATCACGGTCGATGCGGGCGCCGCCTTTGCCCTGGACGGGGACGAGGCGGTGATCCGGGCCGGAACGGGCGATGACTACGACCAGCTGGTCGCGACCCTGCAACAGCGGGGCGTCCAGCCCCGGCGCGTCGCGCATCTCTGGCTGCTGACGGGTCCGGCGACGGGGGTGATCGATGTCGCCCGGTTCGACGCCCAGCAGACACCGGGCTTCCACAGCGTGATGCACCTGCTGCGCGCCCTTCCCGCCGGGGCCGGCCTCCGCATCGACGTGATCGCGGACGGCCTGTTCGACCCCAACGGTTCCGATCCCGCCGGCGCGCCCGGCTTGCGTCCGGAAAAATCGACGGTGCTGGGCCCCGTCCTGGTGGCGCCGCAGGAACGGCCGGGCCTGATTTGCCGGTGCATCGACGTGCCGGCGCCGGAAGGCGCGGTGGAGGACACGGCAAATGCCGTCATGGCCGAACTGGGCGCGGCCGCCCTGGACGTCATGGTCGCGCGACGGGGCGGCCGGCGCTGGATCCGCGATTACGAGCCGGTTCCCCTGCCCGCACCGGCGGCATCACCCTTCCGGCAGCGGGGCGTGTACCTGCTGACCGGCGGCCTGGGCGGGGTGGGCATGGTGCTGGCCGAGCATCTGGCGGCGGCTGTACAGGCGCGGCTGGTCCTGGTCGGCCGCACGGCGCTGCCCGCCCGCGCCGCCTGGGACGACTGGCTGGCCGCACACCCGCCGGCGGATGCCACGGCCACCCGCATCCGCCGCATCCGGGCCATGGAGGCCAAGGGGGCGGAAGTGCTGGCCCTGGCCGCCGATGTGACCGACACGCAGGCCATGGCCGGCGTGCTGCAGATGAGCGAGTACTATTTCGGCACGTTGGACGGCGTCATCCATGGCGCCGGCACGGTGGGCGTGGAGGCCTTCCGCGACATCGGCGAGTCCACGGTGCTGGAGGCGGAAACCCAGTTCGACGCCAAGGCCCGAGGCCTGCTGGTGCTGGACAGGCTGTTGGCCGACCGCCCGCTGCATTGCCGGCTGGCCATGTCCTCCCTGGCCGCCGTGCTGGGTGGACTGGGCTTTTCCGCCTACGCCGCCGCCAACCTGTTCCTGGACGCCCATGCCGCCGCCACCGGCCGCTGGACCAGCGTGGACTGGGACAGCTGGCGGCTGGGCGACACCGAACCCGCCATCGCCGGCCTGGGCGCCACCGTCAATATCTTCCACATGGCCGCCGAGGAAGGGGTGGACGCCGCCAGCCGCATCCTGGCGGCCGGGCTGACCGGCCCGGTGGTGGTGTCCAGCGGTGACATCAAGGCGCGGTTGCGGCAGTGGGTGGCGCGGACGAAACCGGCGCCGGCACCGCAAGCGGCGCATGCCCGCGCCGACCTGCGCAACACCTACACGGCCCCCCGCGGCGAACTGGAAGCGACCTTGGCGGAAATCTGGAGCGACCTGTTCAACGTCACCCCCATCGGCGTGCACGACAACTTCTTCGAATTGGGCGGCCATTCCCTGTTGGCCACGCAGCTCAACGCCCGCATCACGGCCAGGCTGGGGGTGGAACTGTCGCTGGCCACCCTGCTGCGCGCGCCCACCGTCGAGGAACAGGGTCTGGCCGTGCTGGAAGCCCGCGCCCGCCACCTGCCGTCCGACGTCCTGGCCCGCCTGTTGGCGGAGATGGAAACGGCGTCCGCGTCACCCCCGCCTGCCGTATCCCCAGCCCCGGCGTTCGCCCATGACTGA
- a CDS encoding amino acid adenylation domain-containing protein, which translates to MTFDTMTPAPAAQTPRAYPVSPLQRGMLFHTLAGSLADPSPSASDGIAEDSRTDGDPGLYVQQLRVVLQGPLDGPLFRRAWHGVLERHDVLRTAFAWRGLPEPLQVVGTQVRLTLAAEDWRDLGPSEQAAALDRLAADDRAAGFDPTRAPLTRLALLRLAEERHTLLWTWHHAILDAWSVPLLLGEVFAFYDALVAGRVPALAPARPYSDFIAWLRAQPVADTERWWRRELAGFDTPTPLDFGPAPNGPGGYGLEFLEMAPHEIAALRQATRTWGVTLNTLVQGAWSVLLSRGAGRREVVFGTTVAGRPPELPGIETMVGLFVNTLPSRVHVEPTAAVADWLRALQQRQLEMRRHEHTALSDIQGWSAVPGGQALVDSLLVFEELPATPPLTGGGLSVAGTSLFERSNFPLTVTMVVRDGARLGVGYDRARFEDDAMRGLLASLRALLADMVRDGSRPLDALDPLDASQRRRLLEDWSGPATVDPVPPAPPLPDAPVSRLFERQARLTPDAPAVAHAANGVAGPDVVLSYQDLNAQADRLANRLVALGVGREDRVAVCMGPSATRIAAVLAVMKAGAAYVPLDPFFPAALLGELLADCGARAVLADADTAGTLAGLGTVTVLRADIEAAADGPDAGGSRDDGPDMGAAAYLIYTSGSTGRRKGVVVSHANLLHLARAQIALFRLGPDSRVLQAAAFSFDASVSEIFTTLLAGGCLHTAPRDLLAPSADLVALLRDRCVTTVTLSPSVLARLPTATSPIAALPDLVTLVCAGEACPADLVDRWAPGRLFLNAYGPTEITVCATAAAVTAGGGRPPIGRAIGDARVYVLDGDLNPVPPGVSGELHVGGPGVSRGYHGRPDLTAAAFIPDPFGAIPGGRLYRTGDIVRQRPDGGLDYLGRADEQVKIRGFRVEPGEIAATLRGHPGVAEAAVVVEGEGADRRLVAGVVPRATVPRPASADGGVEWWPSIAEFFVYDEMAYHAMIRDERRNDSYRAAIARQVPGRVVLEVGPGPEALLSRFCVEAGARHVYAVEKLEATYQRAVAHVRALGLQDRITVIHGDAMTTQLPEPADVCVSEIVGAIGGSEGAAVIINGVRPLLTPDAGMIPARSTTLYAPVQLPEPLLRHRGFGPLGNRYAQRIFKDMGGAFDLRLCARGLSAADLLAEPQPFEDFDYRQPVAAEYRHQNRFTLTREGRVDGFLVWLCLDTGGGPLLDILAHEHCWLPVFFPIGADGVAVAAGDWIDAACGATFADDRLHTDYFVEGRLHRRNGDAVAFRHDSPHHGPSPTPSPFHRTFDHGDRWSEGGDQATEASLRAFLRQHVPEHMMPAGLVLLDQLPLTASGKLDRRALCAAAARQRGNAGAQPVAATQSLVAALWAGVLKLPAVGRDANFFDIGGHSLLLLEVQERLRQETGLAVPVAELFRCPTVESLAARLEELGAGTTGTGSVQAQTRAADRRAALAGRARRAAEGGRS; encoded by the coding sequence ATGACCTTTGATACGATGACGCCCGCGCCCGCCGCCCAGACGCCGCGCGCCTACCCCGTCTCCCCCCTGCAACGGGGCATGCTGTTCCACACCCTGGCCGGTTCCTTGGCCGACCCCTCCCCAAGTGCGTCGGACGGGATCGCCGAGGACAGCCGGACCGACGGCGATCCTGGACTGTACGTGCAGCAACTGCGGGTGGTGCTTCAGGGGCCGTTGGATGGGCCGCTGTTCCGCCGCGCCTGGCATGGGGTGCTGGAACGGCATGACGTGCTGCGCACGGCCTTCGCCTGGCGCGGCCTGCCCGAACCCTTGCAGGTGGTCGGTACCCAGGTTCGCCTGACCCTGGCGGCGGAGGACTGGCGCGACCTTGGCCCCTCGGAACAGGCGGCGGCACTGGACCGGCTGGCGGCGGATGACCGGGCGGCCGGCTTCGATCCCACCCGCGCGCCCCTGACCCGCCTGGCCCTGCTGCGCCTCGCGGAGGAGCGGCACACCCTGCTGTGGACCTGGCATCACGCCATCCTGGACGCCTGGTCGGTCCCCCTGCTGCTGGGCGAGGTCTTCGCTTTTTATGACGCCCTGGTGGCCGGCCGGGTACCGGCATTGGCACCGGCACGGCCCTACAGTGATTTCATCGCCTGGCTGCGCGCCCAGCCGGTCGCGGATACGGAGCGCTGGTGGCGCCGGGAACTGGCAGGATTCGACACCCCCACGCCCCTGGATTTCGGCCCCGCGCCAAACGGCCCCGGCGGCTATGGGCTGGAATTCCTGGAGATGGCGCCGCATGAGATCGCGGCCCTGCGCCAGGCCACCCGCACCTGGGGCGTGACGCTCAACACGCTGGTGCAGGGGGCCTGGTCCGTCCTGCTTTCCCGTGGAGCGGGCCGCCGGGAGGTCGTCTTCGGCACCACCGTCGCCGGCCGGCCGCCCGAACTTCCCGGTATCGAGACCATGGTGGGCCTGTTCGTCAACACCCTGCCGTCCCGCGTGCACGTGGAGCCGACCGCCGCCGTGGCCGACTGGCTTCGCGCCCTGCAGCAGCGGCAGCTGGAAATGCGGCGCCACGAGCACACGGCCCTTTCCGACATCCAGGGCTGGAGCGCGGTGCCCGGCGGCCAGGCGCTGGTCGATAGCCTGCTGGTGTTCGAAGAGTTGCCGGCCACGCCCCCGCTGACCGGCGGCGGTCTGTCGGTGGCCGGCACCAGCCTGTTCGAACGGTCCAATTTCCCCCTGACCGTGACCATGGTGGTACGTGACGGTGCCCGGCTGGGCGTGGGTTATGACCGCGCCCGCTTCGAGGATGACGCCATGCGCGGCCTGCTGGCCTCCCTGCGGGCACTGTTGGCGGACATGGTCCGCGACGGCAGCCGCCCGCTGGACGCGCTGGACCCGCTGGACGCGTCCCAGCGCCGACGCCTGCTGGAGGATTGGAGCGGACCGGCCACCGTCGACCCTGTACCCCCGGCCCCACCGCTGCCCGACGCACCCGTGTCCCGCCTGTTCGAACGGCAGGCCCGGCTGACGCCCGATGCGCCGGCGGTGGCGCATGCGGCCAACGGCGTGGCCGGTCCGGATGTCGTCTTGAGCTACCAGGACCTGAACGCGCAGGCCGACCGGCTGGCCAACCGGCTGGTGGCGCTGGGTGTCGGGCGGGAGGACCGCGTGGCGGTGTGCATGGGCCCGTCGGCCACACGCATCGCCGCCGTGCTGGCGGTGATGAAGGCGGGGGCGGCCTATGTGCCGCTGGATCCCTTCTTTCCCGCCGCCCTGCTGGGGGAACTGCTGGCCGACTGCGGCGCCCGCGCCGTCCTGGCCGATGCCGATACCGCCGGCACCTTGGCGGGCCTGGGGACGGTGACCGTCCTGCGCGCCGATATCGAAGCGGCCGCTGACGGACCGGACGCGGGCGGAAGTCGGGACGACGGCCCCGACATGGGCGCGGCCGCCTACCTGATCTACACCTCCGGCTCCACGGGCCGGCGCAAGGGCGTGGTGGTCAGCCATGCCAACCTGCTGCACCTGGCGCGGGCGCAAATCGCGCTGTTTCGCCTGGGGCCGGACAGCCGGGTCCTGCAGGCCGCGGCCTTCAGCTTCGACGCCTCCGTTTCCGAGATCTTCACCACCCTGCTGGCCGGCGGTTGCCTGCACACGGCCCCCCGCGACCTGCTGGCGCCCTCCGCGGATCTGGTGGCGCTGCTGCGGGACCGGTGTGTCACCACGGTGACCTTGTCGCCATCGGTGCTGGCCCGCCTGCCCACCGCAACGTCACCGATTGCCGCCCTGCCCGACCTTGTCACGCTGGTGTGCGCCGGCGAGGCCTGCCCCGCCGACCTGGTGGACCGCTGGGCGCCCGGCCGGCTGTTCCTGAACGCCTACGGCCCGACGGAGATCACGGTCTGCGCCACGGCAGCGGCGGTGACGGCGGGCGGGGGGCGTCCCCCCATCGGCCGCGCCATCGGCGACGCCCGCGTCTATGTGCTGGATGGCGATCTGAACCCGGTGCCGCCGGGCGTGAGCGGTGAATTGCATGTCGGCGGGCCGGGCGTCAGCCGCGGCTACCACGGCCGGCCCGACCTGACGGCGGCGGCCTTCATCCCCGACCCGTTCGGGGCGATACCCGGGGGCCGGCTGTACCGTACCGGCGACATCGTCCGCCAACGGCCCGACGGCGGCCTGGACTATCTGGGGCGGGCGGATGAGCAGGTGAAGATTCGCGGCTTCCGCGTGGAACCGGGGGAGATCGCGGCCACATTGCGCGGCCATCCCGGCGTGGCGGAGGCGGCCGTTGTCGTCGAAGGTGAAGGTGCGGACCGGCGGCTGGTCGCGGGCGTCGTGCCCCGCGCCACCGTTCCCCGTCCCGCATCCGCCGATGGGGGTGTCGAATGGTGGCCCTCCATCGCGGAGTTCTTCGTCTATGACGAGATGGCCTACCACGCCATGATCCGGGACGAACGGCGCAACGACAGCTACCGCGCCGCCATCGCCCGGCAGGTTCCGGGTCGGGTGGTGCTGGAGGTGGGGCCTGGGCCGGAAGCGCTGCTGTCTCGGTTCTGTGTGGAGGCCGGCGCCCGCCACGTCTATGCGGTGGAAAAGCTGGAAGCCACCTACCAGCGCGCCGTGGCCCACGTGCGGGCGCTGGGCCTGCAGGATCGCATCACCGTCATCCATGGCGACGCGATGACCACGCAACTGCCGGAACCGGCTGATGTCTGCGTATCCGAGATCGTCGGCGCCATCGGCGGCAGCGAGGGCGCGGCCGTCATCATCAACGGCGTGCGCCCCCTTTTGACCCCCGACGCGGGTATGATCCCGGCACGCAGCACCACGCTGTACGCCCCCGTCCAACTGCCCGAGCCGTTGTTGCGGCATCGGGGCTTCGGCCCCCTGGGCAATCGGTACGCCCAACGGATCTTCAAGGACATGGGTGGCGCCTTCGACCTGCGCCTGTGCGCCCGCGGCCTCAGCGCCGCCGATCTGCTGGCCGAACCGCAACCTTTTGAGGATTTCGACTACCGTCAGCCCGTCGCGGCGGAATATCGGCATCAGAACCGCTTCACCCTTACCCGCGAGGGTCGCGTCGACGGTTTCCTGGTATGGCTGTGCCTGGATACGGGCGGCGGGCCCCTGCTGGACATCCTGGCACATGAACATTGCTGGCTGCCGGTGTTCTTTCCCATCGGGGCGGATGGGGTCGCGGTGGCGGCGGGCGACTGGATCGACGCGGCCTGCGGCGCCACCTTCGCCGACGACCGGCTGCACACCGATTATTTCGTGGAAGGCCGGCTGCACCGCCGGAACGGCGATGCCGTCGCCTTCCGCCATGACTCGCCCCACCACGGACCGTCCCCCACCCCGTCGCCATTCCACCGGACGTTCGACCATGGTGACCGCTGGAGCGAAGGCGGCGATCAGGCGACCGAAGCCTCGCTGCGCGCCTTCCTGCGGCAGCACGTGCCGGAGCACATGATGCCGGCCGGCCTGGTGTTGCTGGACCAATTGCCATTGACGGCAAGCGGCAAGCTGGACCGGCGGGCGCTGTGCGCCGCGGCGGCACGGCAACGGGGAAACGCCGGCGCCCAGCCGGTGGCCGCGACGCAAAGCCTGGTGGCCGCCTTATGGGCCGGGGTGCTGAAACTGCCCGCGGTGGGACGCGACGCCAATTTCTTCGACATTGGCGGCCATTCCCTGCTGTTGCTGGAGGTGCAGGAACGCTTGCGCCAGGAAACCGGGCTGGCCGTGCCGGTGGCCGAACTGTTCCGTTGCCCCACGGTGGAAAGCCTGGCCGCCCGGCTGGAAGAACTGGGTGCCGGAACGACCGGCACCGGAAGCGTCCAGGCGCAGACACGGGCGGCGGACCGCCGGGCGGCCCTGGCCGGCCGGGCGCGGCGCGCGGCGGAAGGGGGCCGGTCATGA